In Mucilaginibacter auburnensis, the genomic stretch ATTGCTTTAAATAAAAAACACAGCAAAGTGTTGCTTTGTTCCATTCACTAAATCAAAAATTTATGCAATACATTGTAACTGGATACGATCATACTGACGAAGGAGCAGTGCAACGCCGTTTAAACGTGAGGCCGCACCACCTTGAACATGCCCGTGCTGCAAAGCAAGCCGGTAATCTTATATCAGCCGCGGCTATGCTGAATGAAAAGGGCGATGCTGTTGGATCAGTAATGATAATGCAGTTTAACACCGAGGAGGAATTAGAGGCCTGGAAAAGTAATGAACCTTATGTTACGCAGGGCATTTGGGAAACCGTTGATGTTAAAACCGCCAGGGTAGCAGAATTATAAAAACAAGGGCCGTTTAAAAACGGCCCTTTGTTTTACTGAACTTTATACCGGTAAACAGATCGCCCGATATTACCGTTGGCATCAATACCCTCAACAATGGCGCGGTAAGTACCTTTTCCGTCAGAGTTAAAAAAGTCAAAACTTGTAGCACCGGTAGCCTTATCTGTATTTATACGCGGGTTCCAGTAAATAGTGGTACGCAAATCGCCTCCTATGGCACTTTCTTTAGTAACGTCATAACGCGGGCTGTAAAATGTTCTTGCCGCGCTAAAGCCTTTTGGTTTTATCTTAACACCACTATTAGCAGGCATCAGATCCTCTAATGCAGCGGTTATCTGGTCTTTACTCATTTTAGGTGTTTCTACGCGTTTTGAATTGATCACCACAACACCATTCGTGTTGCTCATGCGGTTAATTCCGCTCACTCCATCATTCATAAATACCTCAACAGATTCAACTGTTTTTGGGTCAACAGATCTAAGCCCCGCATAATCAAGCATTATGTTATTTAAATATATAGCTACAGGTCTTTGATCTCCCTGTTGATAATATCTTCTGATGTACAAATTATTCTGGTCGGCCATCAAACCGGCTACCGAACCCATTAAGCAATCAAACATGGTTGGGCAAACCAGGGTAGAACCATCAATTGTATGGTCTGCAAAGGCACTTAAACCCGTTAGCGAAGAGTTGTCAGCGTGACTTGGCTTTTTAACTTTAGGTGCAACATTAGCGCGGATGGTAACCTCATTAAGTACTCTTGAGTTATCAGCTACCTTTTTACTGTTTTGCAGGTAAGGCCGCATAGCACTATCAATATTAACAAACGCTGCGGGGGCGTTTATACTTGGCGTTATAGGTTGCGCAGACTCATTGTCAACCAATATCATAAAGTTATTACTGTTGGCATTTCCTTTAGCGCTCACCATA encodes the following:
- a CDS encoding YciI family protein, coding for MQYIVTGYDHTDEGAVQRRLNVRPHHLEHARAAKQAGNLISAAAMLNEKGDAVGSVMIMQFNTEEELEAWKSNEPYVTQGIWETVDVKTARVAEL